The following coding sequences are from one Triticum aestivum cultivar Chinese Spring chromosome 5A, IWGSC CS RefSeq v2.1, whole genome shotgun sequence window:
- the LOC123104905 gene encoding protein WHAT'S THIS FACTOR 9, mitochondrial-like — protein sequence MPLLPRRPPAALYVPVRGLLEARVPWGRDRALDHVVERERHLVPFLLTKDALLTAAPPPHAVPLHALPSTIPFPFRPLRFLRLYASAFALSPHPVTVSPTHRLSALHLDEAQAVDATRADAADRLLRLLMLAPSRALPLHLVARIRLDLGLPSDFPRSLLPHYPDYFALSADGRLLELVCYRKDLAVSAVQSYAQRTGGYKVGDPIAFQLSFPRGFELDKNVRKWLDEWQKLPYISPYEDGSHLAPRSDITEKRTVAVLHEALSLTVGKKMEKEVLVKLGEALRLPPGFRKVLARHPGIFYLSHKLRTQTVVLREAYRRHMLVDKHPMMGIRYQFLHLMHMGREEAGKAKGKERKTVRGDQMMGDDYGADGENEDDYDDEEDEEEDEENIEAGVASQDEESDDEDTENRGETGEPQQAAN from the coding sequence ATGCCGCTGCTGCCGCGCCGGCCGCCGGCGGCGCTCTACGTCCCGGTGCGGGGCCTCCTCGAGGCCCGCGTGCCGTGGGGCCGGGACCGCGCGCTGGACCACGTCGTGGAGCGGGAGCGCCACCTCGTGCCCTTCCTCCTCACCAAGGACGCGCTCCtcacggccgcgccgccgccgcacgccgtgcCGCTCCACGCGCTGCCctccaccatccccttcccctTCCGCCCGCTCCGCTTCCTCCGCCTCTACGCCTCCGCCTTCGCGCTCTCGCCGCACCCCGTCACCGTCTCGCCCACGCACAGGCTCAGCGCGCTCCACCTCGACGAGGCGCAGGCCGTCGACGCCACCCGCGCCGACGCCGCCGACCGCCTGCTGCGCCTCCTCATGCTCGCGCCCTCCCGCGCGCTCCCGCTCCACCTCGTCGCGCGCATCCGCCTCGACCTCGGCCTCCCCTCCGACTTCCCCCGCTCGCTCCTCCCGCACTACCCGGACTACTTCGCGCTCTCCGCCGACGGCCGCCTCCTCGAGCTCGTCTGCTACCGGAAGGACCTCGCCGTGTCGGCCGTGCAGTCCTACGCGCAGCGGACCGGCGGCTACAAGGTCGGCGACCCCATCGCCTTCCAGCTCTCGTTCCCCCGTGGATTTGAGCTCGACAAGAACGTTCGCAAGTGGCTGGATGAGTGGCAGAAGCTGCCTTACATCTCGCCGTACGAAGATGGTTCACACCTGGCTCCGAGGAGCGACATCACGGAGAAGAGGACTGTGGCGGTGCTGCACGAGGCGCTCAGCCTCACTGTGGGGAAGAAGATGGAGAAGGAGGTTTTGGTCAAGCTTGGGGAGGCTCTTAGGCTACCGCCGGGGTTCAGGAAGGTGCTTGCGAGGCACCCAGGGATTTTCTACCTGTCGCATAAGCTGAGGACCCAAACGGTGGTGCTCCGGGAAGCCTACCGGAGGCATATGTTGGTGGACAAGCACCCAATGATGGGGATAAGGTATCAGTTCCTGCATTTGATGCATATGGGGAGGGAGGAGGCTGGTAAAGCAAAGGGCAAGGAGAGGAAGACAGTTCGTGGCGACCAAATGATGGGAGACGACTATGGTGCAGATGGGGAGAATGaggatgactatgatgatgaggaggatgaagaagaggatgaggagaacaTTGAAGCGGGTGTTGCTtcacaggacgaggagagcgatgacGAGGATACAGAGAACAGGGGAGAAACTGGAGAACCGCAGCAAGCCGCTAACTGA